In one window of Paraflavitalea soli DNA:
- a CDS encoding NUDIX hydrolase — protein sequence MGTALQKTIQQLRSENREYFQIALSVDCVIFGFDENELKVLLIKSDLEEFNDQWSLLGDLVSPDENLDSASYRVLKERTGLDDVYLEQVYTFGDVNRHPAGRVITTAWYSLINVKDHQLDLAHNELHWHPVTEITTLAFDHKKILDTCLKQLQSKIDEHPIVFNLLPEKFSLRELQSLYESILGTKLDRRNFRKKFFLMDWLIDVNELEQDVPHRPGKLYRFNAARFSNGKVKLEEAVH from the coding sequence ATGGGAACCGCTTTGCAGAAAACCATTCAACAGTTAAGGTCAGAGAACAGGGAGTATTTCCAGATAGCCCTTTCTGTAGACTGCGTGATCTTTGGATTTGATGAAAATGAATTGAAAGTACTCCTCATCAAATCTGATCTGGAAGAGTTTAATGACCAATGGTCTCTTCTCGGCGACCTCGTAAGTCCGGATGAAAACCTCGACAGCGCTTCTTACCGCGTATTGAAAGAGCGTACCGGCCTCGATGACGTCTACCTCGAACAGGTCTATACGTTTGGTGATGTGAATCGTCACCCGGCTGGCCGGGTAATTACTACCGCCTGGTATTCCCTCATCAATGTCAAGGATCACCAACTCGATCTGGCTCACAATGAATTGCATTGGCACCCCGTAACTGAGATCACTACATTGGCTTTTGACCACAAAAAAATATTGGATACCTGCCTGAAGCAATTGCAATCAAAGATCGACGAGCACCCCATTGTATTTAACCTGTTGCCGGAAAAGTTCTCCCTGCGTGAACTCCAGAGCCTGTATGAATCCATCCTGGGCACCAAGCTCGATCGCCGCAACTTCCGCAAGAAGTTCTTCCTCATGGATTGGCTCATCGATGTAAATGAACTGGAGCAGGATGTGCCCCACAGACCCGGTAAATTGTACCGGTTCAATGCTGCCAGGTTTTCCAATGGTAAGGTGAAGCTCGAAGAAGCTGTCCATTAA